Within the Syngnathus scovelli strain Florida chromosome 6, RoL_Ssco_1.2, whole genome shotgun sequence genome, the region AGTTCCTGCCTGACTTCCTGTTTCCTGACACTTTCTGTCTTGAGGCTATTTGAGGGCAACAATCTTGCCATGAATAACAAAAATCAACATGCAATAAATGAGACTCCTCAACTCATTTCAATTGACATCAATATGCCACAAGATAGTGGCAGAGCACTATTTTTATCCAAATGCaactcctcaactcacttcaacaaGTATGAACAATGCAAAGTTAATAAATACTCTTAAAacagtggtttaaaaaaaaaaaatctttttttttttttaatgggttggtttttcttttttctttttgcaaaatcagcaaaaatcgacccaacttcctgggtcgGTTCTATTTTTAACCCAGCGAGTTTAAAGGGGAATGAAGGGAACTATTTTGCgtgaaaacacttttttttttaaattgtgccaAGTTCTCAAACAACTGACAGCATGAatggatttttactttttataaaTGCAGTACATTTCAGTGTCCTGTACTTTTCACAGTGGAAGGTTCACTTACCAATGATGAGTGGAGGTGTGGTGTTGCTACGGTTTTGAGGTTTCAaatcgggagggaagacaacattgAGGATCCAGAAACATGAGGTGTGATGAAGCCCCAGCAAAAGTCCAACAGTCAGCAAAGGCCAACTTTGTCCTAGGGAGCCCATTGTTCTTTAGTGTTCTTTCTTCCGGCTGCAATGTTGGCCGATGTCTCTTCTTGGGCTTGGCAACACTGCTGGCAGGGgctttgttggaaaaaaaaaacaggggaaaaaaactgacaaaaaaataataataataataaacaaagttaataaaataacaataaccTTGCGAACAGTTTGTGGGCAGCCTTAGTTGTTCTGGTTTGCGGGATGGCTGATGAATCCAACTGTGGCTtaatcacgcacacacacgccgacgcacgcacaaacgcatacgcacgcacaaGGACAAATAAATGAGTGGCGTTTTCATTGCACTATTGATTTTCACCTATTTATTTACGCACTGTTGGTTCTGACAAGATTACGGGAAAAGAATATCGTAATTGTTTCATGCGTCATTCTACAGCAGTTTATAAAACTTGACATGATGACTTACTGAAGACGCAACGTGAGGAAGGTGACTTGCAGAAGTTTTAATGCGGTACTTGCTGTCCCCTTGGTAGAATGAGTCCAAATGACAGTAGAGAAGAGTGTATGAACCCTCACCACTTTCCCCGTAGCTGCTGTTGCCTTCAGGGTACTCCCACAATTTCCCTTTTCATCAATATTCGTGCGTGGACGTGATTCAGTAGAAAGTTTCATTATGTTGTCCAGCGTGTATTTAATGCTCAATAAATTTCATTTATATGCTGATCACAAACTGTCTTTGAATTACCTGAACACATTTTAAACTCAGTGCTTACCGACCCTGTTCTGTGCTCTCCCGTTGATTATTTACACCGATGCACAGACGTGAGGTTACTACAAGGCAATAACCTATGGTTTATGTTCGGCCACTTTTTACGTAGGCTTTATATGACCACTATAGGGCATTTTCTCCCGCGTGATCATTAATGGCAAAATTGATATAATTGATAATATTGATTATCATAATACATGAATATATACTAAATtgagttttaaaaaaaggagaatGTCATTACTCTTGATTCAGAAAATTCACACATCAAATATATATTTCTGGATCTTAGATGATTGCTCtcacaaaagtgtgtgtgtgtgtatgtgtgcgtgcgtgtgtgtgtgtgtgcgcgtgtgcgtgcgtgcacgcgtgtttGCGAGCGTGTCGCTTTTCATTTCATATATATTTCGTGCATGCTGACACATTCAATATGGCGAAAAAGATGACGTATGCCGGCAAACTAGAAATCTGCAGCCTTATGCGGGGCATCGTCAGTCGGTCTGCGGTGGATGCCAAAGCTAACTGCGAGCATCTGGTGCTACAGGCTGAGGTTGAGGCTGTACCCATCAACATGGTTCAACTTGTGGGTTCCCTCCGAAAGGAGTTGGCTGACTCCCTCTCGACGTCCAAGGTGTTAGTGGTGGGAGCGGGAGGTATCGGCTGTGAGCTACTCAAGAACCTCGTCCTCACTGGCTTCAAAAACATCGAAGTGGTCTGTTTGTTTGCTTATTAGCTTAGCCGGCTAGCGCGCTAAGTTCTTTGTGAACAGAATGGCTAGCGTGCTACCATGTGAAGTCTTTGTGCAGCACTAAACCACTAATGTCTGACTTCTATTAGAAGACGAGGCAcaaatatattcatatatatatatgtttatggTTCACTTCATCTTGTACTGAACTGAATGTGTGGGAGCAATTACGTTCGTTAAATGTACGTACATCGAGAGCTAGAGGTATTTTGGCGCCATTAACACGACTGTTAACTTCAAATGACGTATGCGATGTCTTTATTATGATTATAATCGACATAAAGTTAAAGCCGCAAGGTTTTTTCAATGGCGTATTGAATCATATAGGACATATGGCTCACTGTAATCATAGATGTGGCAAAAGTACTCGCAATTTGTTGAGTAGAAGTGCTGATTCTTGACAAGTATAAGAATGGTTACATTTCAAGTATTGGTTTAACTTTTGGACTTATGTGGATGTAGAGACTTTGATTAACCTATAAGTAACAATGAATTATTACTGGCAGTTATATGCACACAaaatagtctcacattgtactaAGATTGAGAAACAGATGACTATCAAAACAGCATGCCGGTTCGTCTTTGAACAAAGTAAATCAATTTGGACATGCAAGCATTGCTCAAATGAAGGCTATTTAATTTTGGAGTGTAATTTCAGTTAATTTAGTTAATTTATTGGTTTCATACTTATGTAAATGAATTTATATTGGGAGTAAAAAGCTTTGCTAATGTTGTGAAtttagggacaaaaaaaagctaaattagATGTAGTTGTCATTGGGACCTGATCAATATGGATTTTCTGAGGCCAATGATGAtttttgaaaggaaaaaaatatatacattacaGATTAATTGGctgattaattttaaaaaaataattacatgcAAATTTTCACTCCAATTTTCTGCGAATTGTGGGTGTCACTTTTAAATTTagatttggatggatggatgaatgttaAAAAATTAATAACCATGATTTTAGGTTGTACAATAGTGACAGCTAGGTCAATTCCTTGCACCATTTGTACTGCTCAGATaagcattacaaaaaaaaagattagcttTTGAATGACAGGTCCATTGAATGGAAGAAATGTGATTCATTATACCCAAGGAAAATCAGTCCTTTACAGATGCCATTTATTTACAGATTAAATTCAAAGCTAATCACTAGTCggatttgcatggaatttctTTTGGGTTCAAAGTGGTAGCATATTCCTGAATGAGTATGAAATTAATAATTTAATCATTAATTTCATTCGGAAGTACAATAAAGTTGTAGAAGGAAGAGTAATTCAAGTTAACATTTAGATTGTCAACAGTTTATCCAAACACTGGGTGGCACCCACGTAAAAAAGAAATGTGACATGACAACATATCACAGTATTTGTAATTATTTCAACATTTCccaaaaaataagtaaaaatCTCCCTAAATAAATTTCCCCATATCTATGTGTTGAGATGATTTAAGACGTTGTTGCATGCGATTTATGAAATAATTTATCTTTCAGATTGACCTGGACACAATTGATGTCAGCAATTTGAATCGCCAATTCCTCTTTCAGAAGAAGCATGTTGGCAAGTCTAAAGCACAGGTAAGTGGCATCTTGAGATACCTGCCATTGGAACGATGCACAGTTGCTGGATTTGTGCTCGCTCCAGTAACTTCAGATTGTGTGCTTGTATTTGCCAGGTCGCCAAAGAGAGTGCCTTGCAATTTTGCCCCTCTGCAAATATCACCGCCTACCATGACAGCATCACAAAGTAATTGTCTTTATTGTGTATCCGTTTTGCTCCACAAATACCATTTGTACAAATTATAGATTGAAAGGGGAaccatttttttcttccaacagTCCTGACTACAACGTGGAGTTCTTTAAAGATTTTATCCTGGTGATGAACGCTCTGGATAACCGAGGTGGGCACGCCTGGGCTCAGTGGTGTGTTTTCCAACTTTCTCAAGATGATGAGGGATATTAATTGACTTTTTACGTCCGCAGCTGCTCGCAACCATGTGAACAGGATGTGTTTGGCGGCCGACATCCCGCTCATTGAGAGCGGCACAGCAGGATACCTCGGACAGGTTACAGTAATCAAGAAGGTGCTCACTTACTGTCCCTTCTCTGAAGATATACTGTTCCAATATCTGCTGTTGTGTTGTCAAATGAAAACATGCAAGCAAGTTTATGTCAAAGTGTCCTAAAATGGCACATTCGAACAGTGTAGAAAAAATGCACAAACATAAATTGATGATGGTTCAGTAACTGGTTTGTGCCTTAAAATGTCATACAATAGTCAAAAATATTGATTATTAAATATAATTGAACACAAAGGTCTGCTATCATAAAGGACTACATAAATCTGAGAATATTTACAGTTGAGAGGCTGAAATTTTGAGGGTTTTGACAAAATTTAAGGAAGCCATGTCTAAGCAATGAATCCATCATTAGCAATTACTATAATTGATTAGTTGTTGATCAATTAATACACTTGTGGAATTTAGTTTAATACTAAAGCCATTTTGTTCACCTTTCTCCCTCAGGGAATGACGGAGTGTTACGAGTGCCAACCTAAACCTGCCCAGAAGACCTTCCCAGGTTGCACTATAAGAAATACACCATCTGAACCCATTCACTGCATTGTCTGGGCAAAGTATCTCTTCAAGTGAGTCTCATTCAGATATTAATGATGCATGACTTTTGACCATAACAAAGGTACTATACACTTCTCATCAACTATTGAATGCGTGACCAAAGGTGTTCTTTTCCTTTGTTCTATTCCAGCCAGCTGTTTGGGGAGGAGGATGCTGATCAAGATGTGTCTCCCGACACAGCCGATCCAGAGGCTTCATGTGAGTTGGAGCATTTCCATTTTTAACAACATTCATTAAGACACGTTGATTCGTAGTGACTCATTTGGGTGTGTATCTTGCTAAATCTCTGTTGGGTGGTTGTTAAAAGCCTCGAGAGAATGCGAGTTTTCAAACTTGAGAGTGTAAAAATTGTGTTGTGCAATACAGGGAACCCCGATGAAACGGCAGCTCGTGCCACGGCCGCAGAAATGGATGGAGATGTCAAGCGCGTCTCTACCAAGCAGTGGGCACGCCGCAATAAATATGATGCTATCAAACTCTTCAACAAGGTACCAACTATCGGCCATGCAAGAAGCAAACATTGACTAAAATATTCACAAGACACAGCTTGAGTAATATCTTTGTCCACATAATTTGGTTCTTCTCTTTTACCTGTTTGGTTTGGTGTAGTATTTAGTATAAGGTAGTATATCAACTGTGGGATGCTAACCTTGCTTCAGTTAAAGTGAATTGAGTGTCACTGCTAATCTGATCTCATTGGCTCTGTTCTCCAGCTTTTCAAAGATGACATCATGTACTTGTTAACGATGGACAAGTTGTGGAAGAAGAGGAAAGCTCCTACGCCACTGGACTGGCAGCAGCTGGAGAACGCTGGTGTGTTGATAGCTTTTTGGGGGGGTCACGGATCATTCAGGTAGCTGTTGCATTGATAGCTTTTTGGGGGTGGGTCACGGATCATTCAAGCAGCTGTTGTAACTCCCTTAACCAAATATATGAAAATACTAAATggtgatggtgtctttcagtgttcTAAGACACTGTGGTAGTGTGACTTTGGTATTATTTTGCACCCAGGATGCCCTCAGGAGGAGTCCCCGGGTTCAGGTTTAAAGGACCAGCAGGTTCTCGGTGTTTGGGGCTACTGTAAGCTATTCCGAGAAAGCGTGGAGACCCTCCACTCACTGTTGGCTGAGAAAGGAGACGGTGCAGAGCTTGTCTGGGATAAGGTAACACATTTCCAAATAGCGTTCATATATTCACGTTTGTTGTGAAATACATTTGACATAAAACTTGCAtgcttttaaaaacatttggatGCATCAAATACAAAACCCAACTGCGCGAACAAACAAATTGCGTTCTCACCCTGGGTTAAAATGTATTTAGACCTATCAATGATTAAATGATCTCAAAGTAAATCCAAGTAGAATTCAGTTAATTCAGTAAAAGCATCTTACTCGTAACAAAATTAACAAGTTGAAGTTGTTTGGTGAAATAGCTTGCAGTTGTCTACATTCGTGCACTTATCTTGGTCTTACCACACAATAGCACACATTAAATTCCCCACTTTTGAAATTCACTGTTGCTGTGTTTTGCGTGACTTGTGTGACAATAGTCCCTGCTTGTCTTGTTAGGATGATCCTCCTTCCATGGATTTTGTTACTGCAGCAGCGAACCTCCGAATGTACATCTTCAGCATGAGCATGAAGAGTCGCTTCGATGTCAAGTGTAAGTTGCGTTCTCCTTTTTTGCTTCCACGTGGGACCCTCTGGTGAAGAACATATGCATTTAACTGGATTTGTTGTACCAGCCATGGCAGGTAACATAATCCCGGCCATTGCCACAACCAATGCTGTCATTGCCGGACTCATTGTGCTGGAGGCACTCAAGATTCTGGCAGGGGAAATAGAATCCTGCCGCACGGTGAGTTCATCCATCACAACTAACAACATAAAATCTTATTTGACAAAAATTACTTTTGCCATTGGCTTTTAAAACTTCGAAGTATTTGTATTAATCTGTTTCTTTTGAAACATTTGTCAAGGTACAGATTAGGGCTGAACAATACATCCTTTTAGGACCGAAATCGCAATCTTGGGCATGAGCGTTAAAGTGAAATACAGAGTTGGGAAAGACACAAAATAAGTGCTTCCTTGTACAGGAGAATTTTCACAGAAGTTTGGTTAGAGCCGTGTTCGAGAAGAAAGCTAGAAGCTATGAACAGAAATGTCTATTTACAATTAATACGTATTCTAGACATAAACTAAGATTACGGCTATATTAGCAAATTAGCACGCGCTAACACTGGAACATACAGCTGACGTCAGCTGTAATGAGGTCAATTTCAATCAAATTTTATATCGGCTATTTGCACTATTTCACACCACAGAGAACTGGGTTTTGAGATCTACACAATAAATACACCATTTTATTAAGCCTAATCGCTGAAGCCATTAAGTCTAGTCAAAGGTTAGAATGTTTTTAATTGTATGTCATTTTCTGTCATGTTTAGAAATGTTGCGGCACATTGTGAATTGTACAATGAAACTTGATTTCAAGCAAATCGCAAATTGAGTTGAAATCGCAATAGCTGTCAGTTAAACCGTaatacagtttttttcttaaaatttcAGCCCTAGTACAAATTGTCTTCTACCTTTAAGTGCAATATATTTGAATTGAATTATttaactacatttttttttccatgttcaaGAACACGTGGGCCCACTACATGACTGTATTTAATGTTTGTCTTAATGGTGGGACTTGGGgagcaaaatatatatatattttttttagtggtACTGTAGGCAAAAAGTTGAAAACCACTGGTGGATGTTCCGAACCTGAGCTTTATAATTTATTGGAACGAGCCAAAACCTGTCATCCCTCTTACTAGAGTGTCCTCATTACTCTTTCCCTAGTCACAAACAAAATGAGTGATCGAAGATTgttaatattgttttgtttgtatctCATGTCCAGATCTTCTTGAACAAGTGTCCTAATCTCAGGAAGAAGTTGCTAGTTCCATGCATCTTGGACCCACCTGGGGCCAACTGTTACGTGTGTGCCAACAAGCCTGAAGTGACTGTCAAAGTTAACGTCCACAAAACAATGGTTCTCTCTCTACAAGACAAGGTGATTGGTGAAGACAATGTCACTCAAAACCTAGCAAACTAGTGCCTGTGCAAGGAACTCTTGATTGGTGGTTAAATATCTTACAGGGGGGTTTGCAGTGGTTCCATATGTATAGCAGCGAGCCTAGTGTTTTTCATACTCCAGTGAAACCTCTACTTACGAACTTAATTTGTTCTGTGATCGGGTTCGTAGGTAGAAAAGTTTCTGAGTAGGAGCAATTTTTTCCATAAGAATGAATGCAAAAAGTGGGGGAAAGAACATCAAGGCTATAATGTGTTGCCACATACCTGGATTTAAATAATGTTTTAAAATTTCTATTCACACTTTTAATACCCATGCAGGGTGTGCACAGACAAAATTATCTAAATAATTAGTTTGAAAaagcaaatattttcttttgttgtGAGGATATATTTAGGGTCACTGATACTGGCAAAACTAGGCAGCTGGTTATCAATAAGATAACAGCTTTGGGGCTGATTGCATTTGCTGATAATGCAAAATCTTGTgttccatttcatttttttatcttCATGTATTTTGTTGTATGCAGATTCTAAAGGAGCGGTTCGGCATGGTAGCGCCAGATGTTCAGATAGAAGATGGAAAAGGGACAATACTCATCTCCTCAGAGGAAGGAGAGACTGAAGGTAAACACTGTTGGTCCATTTTGTTCAAATTAGTCAAAGTGGTGCTGTTTTGAGCCATATCATTCCAATGAATGCACAAAACTAAACTCTGACTTTTAACGTCTTGCTTTCTTGTATAATAGCCAACAACAGCAAGTTTCTTTCTGACTTTGGCATTCGTAATGGCAGTCGACTACAAGCTGATGACTTCCTCCAAGACTACACACTCCTCATTAATGTGTTGCACAGGTATGTCACCTGTATAGTGTGAAGCACAGCTTTAGTATTGTCcttgtttgataaaaaaaaataaaaataaaatgtgtgttttcactGGTAGTGAAGATCTCGAGAGGGATGTAGAATTTGAAGTGGTTGGTGAAGCTCCAGACAAAGCACCCCCACCCCAAAACAACCAGGGAGAGGTGCACAACATCGCCAACGGCAATAATGATTCAGCCCAGCCATCTACCTCCTCTAAAGGTTGGTAacaatttcttttctttcttttttatttcttccCATGTCTCAGATTTTTAAattgtggcaaaaaaaataaaaataaatgtaaaataatgaTGCCCACAAACATTTTTTGATTGCCTATTGAAAAAGAATTAATGATGCATGAATTTCTTTTACACTTTATCTTTATCATGTTAGTAAGCATGTCCTCCACCTTTCAGTTCCAGCAGAGGAGGATGACGTTATGGTTGTGGACTCTGATGATGATGCTGATGCTGAGGCATCGTCCAGCTCCGCAGCAGTCACAAGCACCACCAAGAGGAAGCATGCAAATGCAGAACCTGGCGAAACTCCCACCAAGCGCCCACGGACAGACCAGTCAAGTGCAGAAGCAGaccatgatgataatgatgatgacatcatcgcTTTGGACTAAACTCTCCTCTCGGTTCCTGGAGGATCACGAACTACTACAATTTTGTATCAAGGCAGACAGTAAACTTAAACACATTTTACAAAGAGCAATTCtcagcttttgttttgtttccttcCTCCAGGCAGTTTTCATACTCTCCCTGGTATTATCAGATGATTTTGTAAATACATTCTTAAAATATTTGGCTATTTCTTATTGTTTGTTTCTAGTACCTATAAAACAACAtggtattcaaacaaaaaacaaaatatgttttggcttttttttgtatttcttgAGGTCAATTCTATTTCTCATGCTATTTAGGTCGGGTTATGTGCGTTGTCAACAGACAAAAGAAATACTGTTTGAACCAAAACCATTTTCTTTGTATGTAATATTTAATGATATGATGGGAGAAAAACAGACTTAGTGGTGTTTTTAACAGAAGCGTAAAGAAAGACAAGCTTCAGATCTGACCTCAGGTGGTACGGCATGAAGGCGATGTGTGTTACCTCTTCTGTACATCTGTTTGTTCGTCATGGTATTGATGCCATCCGCAATGTCGGCAGTTCTTCGCCAGTCCAATATAACAATTGCGAAGCATTACAGCAGTGTATTATTTGAATTTAGCATTGCCGCCTTAATTGAGGGGTGAACAAGTGAGTGTTTTGAAATCGAATGTTGCGTTGTCATCAGGGCTCTTTTAAGGTCACAAATGTTGGCCAAGCGTTCACCAGACTTTTGGGAAAGTTTGCAATCTTGAATGAACCTTACAAACTCGGACTCAAACGCACAGTTTACTACCTTTACCAGCAGTCGAAAATTTTCATCCCTCACTGCGACGGCCTCTGATGATACATGGTGCCTGGTTGTGTTTGAATAATTGTCAAATTTGTTTAAAAAGTTGAAAATTCAATTCACTCAGATCAATTAAAGTTACACGTTTGCTCTGGAGGATTGCAGACGAGATGTCTGCACCAATGACCTACCTATATATACACGGATTATTGGAAATGTCATACTTCATTGTGATCATGTTTGTTGGAAGGCCTTGAAAGACTTTTTGGACCAATAAACTTGGAAAAGACAAATTTATAAGCAGACTTTTGGTGTCTGTCTTTGTTATGGAAAGGCTCAAAGAATGTTAAGAAGAACGGTGGGTGTTCATTTTATCTGTCACTGAATTCTTTGAGAAAAATGTCGTTTTATCTGATGACAGATATGACAGTTGTCCAATCCACAAGGTGTACCATTCTGCCAACATCAGATTAATCTGTTTTGTATGCATTTATGCTATTCCAGTAAATATTTACAGTGTTAAAGGATTAAAATTCAGATTTGTACAGAATGACAACAGCAACCAGGATGAGCAAGTGATAAATAAGTAGTGCTTCTCATAGAGAAGACTCAAAAGGTGTTGTGTACTAAAGGTTTATCAGCACtattgatgtttgttttttttaaatttcattttggactacaaattaaaaattcaagATATTTTAATGTCCGTTAATTATACACGGATTTGTGCCATTTGCGGGCCGGCCCGGTCCATTTTCTCTGCGAATAGCCGGTTTTCCACTGTATTGTTTTAATATCAACTTTAATCACTGCATGATAGACATGGCTTAATGCACTTTCACTGGGGCTTATACTGACCTGGACTTCAAATAATTTTGTGGATTTGTAATAACACTCAGGACATAGTACCTAAATAATATAAAAGTTTTGAGTGAGTTGGTTGTGAAAAAATCCACAAAATAAATTATTGCACTTTGCTGTTCGGCAGTCATATGCTGTCCTTGAATTGTAGTTTTTATGGAAGAAAGCCATTTtgtgcggggaaaaaaaaaatcactttttttatgatgattaaAACACTCTTTTAGACAAGCATTGACAAAATGTATTGTGAAAAAATGGAATACGTATATGTGTTTGATGTCTATGATGTAGTGATAAAAAAGCAGACGTGCTCATATTTTTCCATAATTAAAGTGGTAATTTTTTACAATACGTCTGGAAAAGAAGTGAATGGTCTTATCTCAACAATAAGTGAAAATCGATTTTAAGATGTAAAATTTGTATGTATTATGCAACCATCACTACATTGACACTGCCGCCCCTCTGAGGTCGACGCTGATTGGCCAACAACGCAGACCCTCCCCATTACGTCTGTAGTCAACAGTCCTTTCCTGGGAAGGGGGTCCTGGCCACCCCGTCTCAACGGCGCTACTCATCTGCTTTCATTTAAGAAACTTCGAACGTAGACGCGTTCTACAAACATctgatcgtttttttttctctctccatgTGTTTTTGAGGCAGCGCGTGACGGAAAAACTGCCCTCTCCCCGCCTCACTGACGGAAGCAGACACACCGAAGCAGCCTGCCGTCAGTGAAGCCTTCATGTCTACCTGACAGTTGACTTTGGGCTAGTTTACCAACAACGGTGGTTAGCTTTAGGTTCGGAGGGGTGGAAAGCTTCTTGTTAGATTAGAAAAAGGAAACGCGGGCTCGCATCAAGATGGTGACTTTATCATCAGTAATTCGACCTCTGGCTTCTCAGCTTCACCGACAGCTCTTCAGACACGCCAGCAAGAGTTTGCGGCTCACTCCAGTTCGAGGATGTAATCTGACAGCGTGCTCAAGTAGATTTGTGTTGTCGCAAAGTGAGTATGTACCTGCTCTTGAAAACACCACGATATGCTTGTGAATTGTGTGAGAGAGGGAGATGCTGGCAATCGGTAGTATTGTTGATGTTGGAAACGTGCAGAGTATATTGGAAAACTCGGACCAAATTTTT harbors:
- the uba2 gene encoding SUMO-activating enzyme subunit 2; this encodes MVQLVGSLRKELADSLSTSKVLVVGAGGIGCELLKNLVLTGFKNIEVIDLDTIDVSNLNRQFLFQKKHVGKSKAQVAKESALQFCPSANITAYHDSITNPDYNVEFFKDFILVMNALDNRAARNHVNRMCLAADIPLIESGTAGYLGQVTVIKKGMTECYECQPKPAQKTFPGCTIRNTPSEPIHCIVWAKYLFNQLFGEEDADQDVSPDTADPEASWNPDETAARATAAEMDGDVKRVSTKQWARRNKYDAIKLFNKLFKDDIMYLLTMDKLWKKRKAPTPLDWQQLENAGCPQEESPGSGLKDQQVLGVWGYCKLFRESVETLHSLLAEKGDGAELVWDKDDPPSMDFVTAAANLRMYIFSMSMKSRFDVKSMAGNIIPAIATTNAVIAGLIVLEALKILAGEIESCRTIFLNKCPNLRKKLLVPCILDPPGANCYVCANKPEVTVKVNVHKTMVLSLQDKILKERFGMVAPDVQIEDGKGTILISSEEGETEANNSKFLSDFGIRNGSRLQADDFLQDYTLLINVLHSEDLERDVEFEVVGEAPDKAPPPQNNQGEVHNIANGNNDSAQPSTSSKVPAEEDDVMVVDSDDDADAEASSSSAAVTSTTKRKHANAEPGETPTKRPRTDQSSAEADHDDNDDDIIALD